Proteins from a single region of Gossypium arboreum isolate Shixiya-1 chromosome 1, ASM2569848v2, whole genome shotgun sequence:
- the LOC108480227 gene encoding protein IQ-DOMAIN 22-like — protein sequence MGKASKWFRSILGFKKSEPHNQPSSSSKPTSHKDKRRWSFVKSYREKDSSTNSSNGKLPSSSQQLKDSVSFVERKGDNEVTDPSKHAIAVAAATAAVAEAAVAAAQAAAAVVRLTSNGGRCARESAAVHVCNNNSYIAHEESSAIKIQSAFRGYLARRALRALKGLVRLQALVRGHIERKRTAEWLRRMQALLRAQARARAGRAQISESSQSSCKSSHFHHPDPATPEKFEHVSRSQGTKYEQSSMLKRNGSKSSGRTVDNQEKLHSGWYRRVDEQTWVHSTRIGPNDDEKNDKILEVDTGKPNFISKRRNLFHSTHLSLNSDLYSCSFTNSRDSHQTAPSPSSGEVQSLTPLMLSHSEAIQESPFCDAVDDNSPQFYSASSKGASSKRSPFTPAKSDGTRSYLSGYSDHPNYMSYTESSKAKVRSFSAPKQRPHYERSSSTKRYSIHGFGELKSTTQRSAMHANFASKAYPGSGRLDRLGMPLGYRY from the exons ATGGGTAAAGCTTCCAAGTGGTTCCGCAGCATCCTCGGCTTCAAAAAATCCGAACCCCATAACCaaccttcttcttcttcaaaaccaacTTCCCATAAAGACAAACGGCGTTGGAGTTTCGTCAAATCGTACCGTGAAAAAGACTCCTCCACGAACAGTAGTAATGGGAAGTTGCCGTCGTCTTCGCAGCAACTGAAAGACTCTGTTTCCTTCGTTGAAAGGAAAGGTGACAATGAAGTAACGGATCCTAGCAAGCACGCCATCGCTGTTGCTGCCGCCACTGCCGCCGTTGCCGAAGCAGCCGTTGCGGCTGCTCAAGCTGCCGCTGCAGTGGTTAGGCTCACTAGTAACGGTGGTAGGTGCGCTCGTGAATCGGCAGCGGTTCACGTTTGCAACAACAATAGCTATATAGCACACGAAGAGTCATCCGCCATTAAGATACAATCTGCATTTCGTGGATACctg GCAAGAAGAGCATTGCGAGCACTAAAAGGATTAGTGAGACTCCAAGCATTGGTTAGAGGTCATATAGAAAGGAAGAGAACTGCAGAATGGTTAAGAAGGATGCAAGCATTATTGAGAGCTCAAGCACGTGCTCGTGCTGGCCGGGCCCAAATTTCCGAGTCTTCACAATCAAGCTGCAAATCGTCTCACTTCCATCATCCG GATCCAGCAACCCCTGAAAAATTTGAACATGTTAGTCGATCCCAGGGTACAAAATATGAACAATCATCAATGTTGAAG AGAAATGGATCAAAGTCAAGTGGAAGGACTGTTGATAATCAAGAGAAATTACACTCAGGTTGGTATCGCCGTGTTGATGAGCAAACATGGGTGCATTCAACAAGAATTGGTCctaatgatgatgaaaaaaatgACAAAATCCTTGAAGTTGACACTGGGAAACCAAATTTCATCTCTAAACGGAGAAACCTCTTTCATTCAACACATCTTTCTCTAAATTCTGATTTATATAGCTGTAGTTTCACTAATTCGAGAGACTCACACCAAACAGCTCCTAGTCCTTCATCTGGTGAAGTTCAGTCTTTAACTCCATTGATGCTATCTCACTCTGAAGCAATACAGGAAAGCCCTTTCTGCGATGCTGTTGATGATAATAGTCCACAATTCTATTCTGCATCATCAAAAGGAGCTAGTTCCAAGAGAAGCCCTTTCACTCCTGCTAAGAGTGATGGCACTAGAAGCTACCTAAGTGGTTACTCAGACCATCCAAattacatgtcttacactgaatCTTCAAAAGCTAAGGTAAGGTCTTTCAGTGCTCCAAAACAAAGGCCTCATTATGAAAGATCGAGTTCAACAAAGAGGTACTCCATTCATGGTTTTGGTGAATTGAAATCAACTACACAAAGGTCTGCCATGCATGCAAACTTCGCCAGCAAAGCTTACCCCGGTTCGGGGAGGTTGGACAGGCTAGGAATGCCCCTTGGGTATAGATACTAA
- the LOC108481430 gene encoding protein AGENET DOMAIN (AGD)-CONTAINING P1-like, whose translation MSHKGKAIDASATEDLEYLQPGSVVEVSHENNDCLRVWYTATIIERRATSTNEERYVVQFTDVYQDRKSGTKLLLEYKSVDIRPLPPPLPPRKFKAGDIVEAYYQNGWYEGEITLMLDNYNCMFQISSRFLLFGVNQLRHHRTWFNGDWIPPLNLYVTKSIWDEDLTDRMMEIDSNQLEWETDSGSAETSTAGTGNMLEESDQKTKEEEFSEGERVEVANIDEDGFNQAWLAATIVKPVENNRYIVRYETLRTGKDTGFLVKEMDSLHIRPPPPDIPVPHQFKMFDNVDALYKGGWWKGIITRVLPRGSRYKVHLDNNGKSPAKRRNMSENGKAIDAPATEDPPYLQPGSIVEVNPQDDDSPRAWYTARIIERRATSTNHKRYVVYFTDLFQDRKRETKPFMEYNSVDIRPLPPLLPPRKFKVGDIVEAYCGDGWYEGKIALVLHDDTYIFQMSQMCLLVGVNQLRLHRTWFNGNWIPPLDESELAVEAEDSTEKVTEMDSNKGVILESEADNAEASKSGTGNILEGFGQITIEEEVFGEGQLVEVANDEDDFNQAWWFAATIVKPRLD comes from the exons ATGTCGCACAAAGGCAAGGCCATCGACGCCTCTGCCACCGAAGATCTTGAGTACCTGCAACCAGGTTCCGTGGTTGAGGTCAGCCACGAAAACAATGATTGCCTGCGTGTGTGGTACACCGCCACAATCATCGAGCGGCGCGCTACTTCAACAAACGAAGAGAGGTACGTGGTCCAGTTCACCGATGTTTACCAAGATAGAAAAAGCGGGACAAAACTCTTATTGGAGTACAAAAGCGTCGATATACGCCCTTTGCCCCCTCCACTGCCACCAAGAAAATTCAAGGCCGGTGACATAGTGGAGGCTTATTACCAGAACGGCTGGTACGAAGGGGAGATTACTTTAATGTTGGATAATTACAACTGTATGTTTCAGATTTCATCAAGGTTCTTATTGTTTGGAGTGAATCAACTGAGGCATCATAGAACCTGGTTTAATGGGGATTGGATACCGCCATTGAATTTATATGTGACAAAATCTATTTGG GACGAAGATTTGACAGATAGAATGATGGAGATAGATTCTAACCAACTGGAGTGGGAAACTGACAGTGGCAGTGCAGAAACAAGCACAGCGGGGACTGGTAACATGTTGGAGGAGTCTGATCAGAAAACAAAAGAAGAAGAGTTTAGTGAGGGAGAACGTGTTGAGGTGGCCAATATTGATGAAGATGGTTTTAACCAAGCTTGGTTGGCTGCAACTATTGTTAAACCAGTGGAGAATAATAGGTACATCGTTCGGTATGAGACCTTGAGAACCGGAAAAGATACTGGTTTCTTAGTGAAAGAGATGGATAGCTTGCACATTAGGCCTCCTCCGCCGGATATTCCAGTGCCTCACCAGTTTAAAATGTTTGATAACGTTGATGCTTTGTACAAAGGTGGGTGGTGGAAAGGTATAATTACACGGGTCCTTCCTCGTGGTTCTAGATATAAGGTCCATTTGGATAACAACGGAAAA TCACCCGCCAAAAGAAGGAATATGTCAGAAAATGGCAAGGCTATCGACGCCCCTGCCACAGAAGATCCACCGTACCTGCAACCAGGTTCCATAGTTGAGGTCAACCCCCAAGACGATGATAGCCCGCGTGCGTGGTACACCGCCAGAATCATCGAGCGGCGCGCTACTTCAACAAACCACAAGAGGTACGTGGTCTACTTCACCGATCTtttccaagacagaaaaagagaGACAAAACCCTTCATGGAGTACAACAGCGTCGATATACGCCCTCTGCCCCCTCTACTGCCACCAAGAAAGTTCAAGGTGGGTGACATAGTGGAGGCTTATTGCGGTGACGGCTGGTACGAAGGCAAGATTGCTTTAGTGTTGCATGATGACACCTATATTTTTCAGATGTCACAAATGTGCTTACTGGTTGGAGTAAATCAATTGAGGCTTCATAGAACCTGGTTTAATGGGAATTGGATACCGCCATTGGATGAATCTGAGCTAGCTGTGGAG GCAGAAGATTCAACGGAGAAAGTGACGGAGATGGATTCTAACAAAGGTGTGATACTGGAGTCTGAGGCTGACAATGCAGAAGCAAGCAAATCAGGGACTGGTAACATATTGGAGGGGTTTGGTCAGATAACAATAGAAGAAGAAGTGTTTGGTGAGGGACAACTTGTTGAGGTGGCCAATGATGAAGATGATTTTAACCAAGCTTGGTGGTTTGCTGCAACTATTGTTAAACCAAGACTGGATTAA